Proteins co-encoded in one Fundulus heteroclitus isolate FHET01 unplaced genomic scaffold, MU-UCD_Fhet_4.1 scaffold_125, whole genome shotgun sequence genomic window:
- the LOC105924337 gene encoding ATP-dependent RNA helicase ddx54 isoform X7 yields MFYCSSGGSDPLNMSKSGILRGIITEKLSTAAREILAVVERTVADYEEEASGFRREIERQRRQLELLQPQIKLPRTELELLPDLQSHEEVVVGEEQEEQQLTQSTGVEAAESHNPPGKHSEEEEEDDDEGEDGGNDEEVEQENDEDEQEDEESVIKNKMIKEDLKDPDFEIPPRSVQRGHKRHRLTLKMDTKEPLNLRIRILEDSETTVLSNAVFKKYPIWDLGCPHGLEEAAFLDLLRSTFPQLAAGEPFDTFITDKSRKLQPLNVKALTPEEINTAIKSNGNSALYIRPKV; encoded by the exons ATGTTTTACTGCAGCAGCGGCGGTTCCGATCCGCTGAACATGTCCAAAAGCGGCATCctgagaggaatcatcaccGAGAAGCTGAGCACAGCCGCCCGGGAGATCTTAGCGGTGGTGGAGAGGACCGTAGCCGACTACGAGGAGGAGGCTTCGGGCTTCAGGCGGGAGATCGAGCGGCAGAGGAGGCAGCTGGAGCTCCTGCAGCCTCAGATCAAGCTGCCCAGAACAG AACTAGAGCTGCTCCCAGATCTGCAGAGCCACGAGGAGGTGGTGGTTGGTGAGGAgcaagaggagcagcagctcacaCAGAGCACAG GTGTGGAGGCAGCTGAGAGTCACAATCCACCTGGGAAACactctgaggaagaggaggaggatgatgatgaggGGGAAGATGGTGGTAATGATGAGGAGGTGGAACAGGAGAATGATGAAGATGAACAGGAGGATGAAGAAtcagtaataaaaaacaagatgATCAAGGAAGACCTGAAGGACCCAGATTTTGAAATACCACCAAG GTCAGTTCAGCGTGGACATAAAAGGCACCGCTTAACTCTGAAAATGGACACAAAGGAGCCTCTAAATCTCAGGATCCGGATACTGGAGGACTCTGAGACCACTGTGCTCTCAAATGCTG TGTTTAAGAAGTATCCAATCTGGGACCTGGGGTGTCCTCATGGTCTAGAGGAAGCAGCCTTCCTGGACCTGCTGAGGTCCACCTTCCCTCAGCTGGCTGCTGGGGAACCTTTTGATACCTTCATCACAGATAAGAGCAGGAAGCTGCAGCCTCTGAATGTGAAAGCTCTGACTCCGGAGGAGATCAACACCGCCATCAAATCCAATGGAAACTCGGCTCTGTACATCCGCCCCAAG GTCTGA